In one window of Dermochelys coriacea isolate rDerCor1 chromosome 3, rDerCor1.pri.v4, whole genome shotgun sequence DNA:
- the ODC1 gene encoding ornithine decarboxylase → MLSFSNEEFDFTFLDEGFTAKDILDQKINEVSSSDDKDAFYVADLGDVLKKHFRWYKALPRVTPFYAVKCNDSKAIVKTLAALGAGFDCASKTEIQLVQNIGVPPERIIYANPCKQISQIKHAASSGVRMMTFDSEVELMKIARAHPKAKLVLRIATDDSKAVCRLSVKFGATLKTSRLLLERAKELDLDVIGVSFHVGSGCTDPETFVQAISDARCVFDMGTELGFSMHLLDIGGGFPGSEDVKLKFEEITNVINPALDKYFPCDSGIRIIAEPGRYYVASAFTLAVNIIAKKVVLKEQSGSDDEDDTNGKTLMYYVNDGVYGSFNCILYDHAHVKPVLQKRPKPDEGCYSCSIWGPTCDGLDRIVERFDMPELQVGDWMLFENMGAYTVAAASTFNGFQRPAINYVMSRPAWQLMQQIKEQGFLAEVEEQDVSTLPLSCAWESGIEHHPATCASTSINV, encoded by the exons ATGCTCAGCTTCAGCAATGAGGAGTTTGACTTCACCTTCCTTGATGAAGGCTTTACTGCCAAGGATATTCTAGaccaaaaaataaatgaagtttcTTCCTCT gATGATAAAGATGCTTTCTATGTTGCTGACCTTGGGGATGTCCTAAAGAAGCATTTCCGATGGTACAAAGCACTCCCTCGAGTAACACCCTTTTATGCTGTCAAATGTAACGACAGTAAAGCTATAGTGAAGACACTTGCTGCTCTTGGTGCAGGGTTTGATTGTGCTAGTAAG ACTGAAATCCAGTTGGTACAGAACATTGGTGTACCTCCAGAACGAATAATATATGCAAATCCTTGTAAACAAATCTCTCAAATTAAACATGCTGCAAGCAGTGGTGTGCGGATGATGACTTTTGATAGTGAAGTAGAGCTAATGAAAATTGCAAGAGCTCATCCAAAGGCAAA GCTAGTCTTGCGCATCGCAACTGATGACTCCAAAGCAGTTTGTCGCCTGAGTGTTAAATTTGGAGCTACCCTGAAAACTAGCAGACTTCTTCTGGAGCGGGCAAAAGAACTTGACCTTGACGTTATTGGAGTCAG TTTCCATGTTGGAAGTGGCTGTACTGACCCAGAGACCTTTGTTCAAGCTATTTCTGATGCCCGTTGTGTCTTTGATATGGGA ACAGAACTTGGCTTCAGTATGCATCTGCTTGATATTGGTGGTGGCTTCCCTGGTTCTGAAGATGTCAAGCTTAAATTTGAAGAG ATCACAAATGTAATCAATCCAGCATTGGACAAATACTTTCCTTGTGATTCTGGAATAAGAATTATTGCGGAGCCTGGTAGATACTATGTTGCATCAGCTTTCACACTCGCTGTTAACATAATTGCAAAAAAAGTTGTATTAAAGGAGCAGTCAGGTTCTGATG ATGAAGATGATactaatggcaaaactcttatgTACTATGTGAATGATGGCGTGTATGGATCATTCAATTGCATCCTATATGATCATGCACATGTTAAGCCAGTCTTGCAAAAG AGACCTAAACCAGATGAGGGCTGTTATTCCTGTAGCATATGGGGACCAACATGTGATGGCCTGGATCGTATTGTTGAGCGCTTTGATATGCCAGAGCTGCAAGTTGGTGATTGGATGCTATTTGAAAATATGGGTGCCTACACAGTTGCAGCTGCTTCCACTTTCAATGGATTCCAGAGGCCAGCAATAAATTATGTGATGTCAAGGCCAGCATG GCAACTAA